From the genome of Danio aesculapii chromosome 16, fDanAes4.1, whole genome shotgun sequence, one region includes:
- the tbrg4 gene encoding FAST kinase domain-containing protein 4 isoform X1, whose amino-acid sequence MTTRLLCRWARWFPRSPQTAIASARLQTSTVHHTEPLCLMTLSLIRPSVRHLCQGNELAKIEEATVPYERTKLIRLVEKASTPDEVLQLWDEHGGSGSEAARCLIQLNLRVVEKGGKEVLLDPRCKSMQDTLNTQLSTVWNGSLVGLLRTLTMLGLPADAPLLGAIQNEVLWRIRRLSYRHLSYLADWVAFQRRMGYENDVLTSTLLKQLELRWTELSDSRTITILMGRASLFTPSLIDKLEDKALELAESFSAEDMRRVALALAAQNRRAVPLLRALSYHLNQKPSFELKTPLLLDIAYVYGKLNFSQTQFLKRLASELLPRLSELSSSEVSRCAKSLALLKWLHLPLFEGFAQHYVSYSEKYSTLQMCNLLMAFAKLNFQLGKEQFYQKVHKALEDSFTGLEPFLKTDMVWSLCVLNQANSDYISSVTKPDFQKNLSAGGIEGRTENYRQKLLNICAYAQLEPLGLAVDASTVSLPDLQSKGESSSALQKTLHTALWSLANERKQALRTAVKTLYGWTIDGELVVDSENKPIDMENFKAPHLPEGGGADALPEGARRIAFVAWDFSSFCLKSKDLLGRFAMQKRHLQLAGFIVVEVPYFEFLELKSDWQKVAYLKDKLGKAVAEEMAK is encoded by the exons ATGACCACCAGGCTGCTGTGCAGATGGGCACGATGGTTTCCTCGCAGCCCTCAGACTGCCATAGCCTCTGCCCGCCTGCAGACCTCCACTGTCCACCATACAGAGCCTCTATGCTTGATGACTCTGTCTTTGATCCGACCTTCTGTTCGGCATCTCTGTCAGGGAAATGAACTGGCTAAGATAGAGGAGGCAACAGTTCCATATGAACGTACAAAACTGATCAGACTTGTGGAAAAAGCATCCACCCCAGACGAAGTGCTTCAGTTGTGGGATGAGCACGGTGGATCGGGCAGTGAGGCCGCCAGGTGTCTGATCCAGCTGAACTTGCGGGTCGTGGAGAAGGGAGGAAAAGAAGTTTTGCTGGATCCTCGCTGCAAGAGCATGCAGGACACTTTAAACACTCAG TTGTCCACAGTGTGGAATGGATCTCTGGTGGGTCTTTTGCGTACTCTCACCATGTTAGGTCTCCCTGCCGATGCTCCGCTACTCGGCGCCATCCAGAATGAAGTGCTCTGGAGGATCCGGCGCCTCAGCTATCGTCACCTGTCCTACCTGGCAGACTGGGTAGCCTTTCAGCGCAGAATGGG GTATGAAAATGATGTGCTTACCTCAACCCTATTGAAACAACTGGAGCTGCGCTGGACTGAGCTGTCTGACAGTCGCACCATAACCATTCTCATGGGCCGTGCTTCACTTTTCACCCCCTCTCTCATAGATAAACTGGAGGACAAA GCTCTGGAGTTGGCAGAGAGTTTTAGCGCAGAGGATATGCGGAGGGTGGCATTAGCACTGGCCGCTCAAAACAGAAGGGCTGTGCCATTGCTACGGGCTCTCTCATACCACCTGAACCAGAAACCCTCCTTTGAGCTAAAAACGCCATTGTTGCTTGATATCGCCTACGTTTATG GTAAACTGAATTTTAGCCAGACACAGTTTCTCAAGCGACTCGCATCGGAGCTATTGCCCAGGTTATCTGAGCTGAGTTCCTCTGAAGTCAGCCGTTGTGCCAAGTCTCTTGCCTTACTCAAGTGGCTCCACCTGCCTCTCTTTGAAGGCTTTGCTCAG cacTATGTGAGTTATAGTGAAAAGTACAGCACTCTGCAGATGTGTAATCTCCTCATGGCTTTCGCCAAACTTAACTTTCAACTCGGCAAAGAGCAATTTTACCAAAAG GTGCACAAAGCTTTGGAAGATTCCTTTACGGGTTTAGAGCCCTTCCTGAAAACAGATATGGTCTGGTCGCTCTGTGTGCTTAACCAGGCTAATTCTGATTACATCTCCTCTGTTACAAAGCCAGACTTTCAAAAGAATCTCTCAG CAGGTGGCATCGAGGGTCGGACTGAGAACTATCGGCAGAAATTGCTGAATATCTGTGCCTATGCTCAGCTGGAGCCTCTAGGACTCGCTGTTGATGCTTCTACTGTGTCGCTGCCAGATCTTCAGAGTAAAGGAGAGTCCAGTAGTGCTCTGCAGAAAACCCTGCACACGGCCCTCTGGAGCCTGGCCAATGAGCGAAAACAGGCCCTTCGCACTGCTGTCAAAACTCTATATGGCTGGACAATTG ATGGGGAGCTGGTGGTCGATTCAGAGAATAAGCCTATAGATATGGAGAACTTTAAAGCCCCTCATCTACCTGAAGGTGGTGGAGCTGATGCCTTACCTGAAGGGGCACGACG AATCGCATTTGTGGCTTGGGATTTTTCAAGCTTTTGTCTGAAGAGCAAGGACCTTCTGGGCCGATTTGCGATGCAGAAACGCCACCTACAGCTGGCTGGGTTTATAGTGGTGGAG
- the tbrg4 gene encoding FAST kinase domain-containing protein 4 isoform X2 codes for MTTRLLCRWARWFPRSPQTAIASARLQTSTVHHTEPLCLMTLSLIRPSVRHLCQGNELAKIEEATVPYERTKLIRLVEKASTPDEVLQLWDEHGGSGSEAARCLIQLNLRVVEKGGKEVLLDPRCKSMQDTLNTQLSTVWNGSLVGLLRTLTMLGLPADAPLLGAIQNEVLWRIRRLSYRHLSYLADWVAFQRRMGYENDVLTSTLLKQLELRWTELSDSRTITILMGRASLFTPSLIDKLEDKALELAESFSAEDMRRVALALAAQNRRAVPLLRALSYHLNQKPSFELKTPLLLDIAYVYGKLNFSQTQFLKRLASELLPRLSELSSSEVSRCAKSLALLKWLHLPLFEGFAQHYVSYSEKYSTLQMCNLLMAFAKLNFQLGKEQFYQKVHKALEDSFTGLEPFLKTDMVWSLCVLNQANSDYISSVTKPDFQKNLSGGIEGRTENYRQKLLNICAYAQLEPLGLAVDASTVSLPDLQSKGESSSALQKTLHTALWSLANERKQALRTAVKTLYGWTIDGELVVDSENKPIDMENFKAPHLPEGGGADALPEGARRIAFVAWDFSSFCLKSKDLLGRFAMQKRHLQLAGFIVVEVPYFEFLELKSDWQKVAYLKDKLGKAVAEEMAK; via the exons ATGACCACCAGGCTGCTGTGCAGATGGGCACGATGGTTTCCTCGCAGCCCTCAGACTGCCATAGCCTCTGCCCGCCTGCAGACCTCCACTGTCCACCATACAGAGCCTCTATGCTTGATGACTCTGTCTTTGATCCGACCTTCTGTTCGGCATCTCTGTCAGGGAAATGAACTGGCTAAGATAGAGGAGGCAACAGTTCCATATGAACGTACAAAACTGATCAGACTTGTGGAAAAAGCATCCACCCCAGACGAAGTGCTTCAGTTGTGGGATGAGCACGGTGGATCGGGCAGTGAGGCCGCCAGGTGTCTGATCCAGCTGAACTTGCGGGTCGTGGAGAAGGGAGGAAAAGAAGTTTTGCTGGATCCTCGCTGCAAGAGCATGCAGGACACTTTAAACACTCAG TTGTCCACAGTGTGGAATGGATCTCTGGTGGGTCTTTTGCGTACTCTCACCATGTTAGGTCTCCCTGCCGATGCTCCGCTACTCGGCGCCATCCAGAATGAAGTGCTCTGGAGGATCCGGCGCCTCAGCTATCGTCACCTGTCCTACCTGGCAGACTGGGTAGCCTTTCAGCGCAGAATGGG GTATGAAAATGATGTGCTTACCTCAACCCTATTGAAACAACTGGAGCTGCGCTGGACTGAGCTGTCTGACAGTCGCACCATAACCATTCTCATGGGCCGTGCTTCACTTTTCACCCCCTCTCTCATAGATAAACTGGAGGACAAA GCTCTGGAGTTGGCAGAGAGTTTTAGCGCAGAGGATATGCGGAGGGTGGCATTAGCACTGGCCGCTCAAAACAGAAGGGCTGTGCCATTGCTACGGGCTCTCTCATACCACCTGAACCAGAAACCCTCCTTTGAGCTAAAAACGCCATTGTTGCTTGATATCGCCTACGTTTATG GTAAACTGAATTTTAGCCAGACACAGTTTCTCAAGCGACTCGCATCGGAGCTATTGCCCAGGTTATCTGAGCTGAGTTCCTCTGAAGTCAGCCGTTGTGCCAAGTCTCTTGCCTTACTCAAGTGGCTCCACCTGCCTCTCTTTGAAGGCTTTGCTCAG cacTATGTGAGTTATAGTGAAAAGTACAGCACTCTGCAGATGTGTAATCTCCTCATGGCTTTCGCCAAACTTAACTTTCAACTCGGCAAAGAGCAATTTTACCAAAAG GTGCACAAAGCTTTGGAAGATTCCTTTACGGGTTTAGAGCCCTTCCTGAAAACAGATATGGTCTGGTCGCTCTGTGTGCTTAACCAGGCTAATTCTGATTACATCTCCTCTGTTACAAAGCCAGACTTTCAAAAGAATCTCTCAG GTGGCATCGAGGGTCGGACTGAGAACTATCGGCAGAAATTGCTGAATATCTGTGCCTATGCTCAGCTGGAGCCTCTAGGACTCGCTGTTGATGCTTCTACTGTGTCGCTGCCAGATCTTCAGAGTAAAGGAGAGTCCAGTAGTGCTCTGCAGAAAACCCTGCACACGGCCCTCTGGAGCCTGGCCAATGAGCGAAAACAGGCCCTTCGCACTGCTGTCAAAACTCTATATGGCTGGACAATTG ATGGGGAGCTGGTGGTCGATTCAGAGAATAAGCCTATAGATATGGAGAACTTTAAAGCCCCTCATCTACCTGAAGGTGGTGGAGCTGATGCCTTACCTGAAGGGGCACGACG AATCGCATTTGTGGCTTGGGATTTTTCAAGCTTTTGTCTGAAGAGCAAGGACCTTCTGGGCCGATTTGCGATGCAGAAACGCCACCTACAGCTGGCTGGGTTTATAGTGGTGGAG